In a genomic window of Bradyrhizobium sp. LLZ17:
- a CDS encoding alpha/beta hydrolase yields the protein MNQHAYARADRQELVVEDLMIPSDTAGISLHLRNKRKATLKTFSAEQTILMMHGATYSSGSLFDAPLGGVSFMDYLAGHGYDVFALDVRGYGGSTRPPQMDAPPEDSEPLVRTEVGVRDLGSAVQYILKSRDITRLNLVAMSWGGSVAGAYTASNNDKVAKLALLAPLWLLKAPAPIDAGGRLGAYRNVPVLDFRERWLSAAPEAARPSLIPAGGFELWANISLATDPKASAGTPPLMRAVNGPILDIREYWAAGKALYDAGEICTPVLLVHAEWDRDVPISSAQDLFLSLKHAPYRRWVEIGEGTHMVLLEKNRLQAFDAINQFLSERYEHD from the coding sequence ATGAACCAGCACGCTTACGCACGCGCAGACAGACAAGAGCTCGTGGTCGAAGACCTCATGATCCCGAGCGACACGGCCGGAATTTCCCTTCACTTGCGCAACAAGCGAAAAGCGACGCTCAAGACCTTCTCCGCCGAGCAAACCATCCTGATGATGCATGGCGCGACCTATTCGTCGGGAAGCCTTTTCGACGCGCCGCTCGGCGGCGTCTCCTTCATGGATTATCTCGCCGGGCATGGCTACGATGTCTTTGCACTCGACGTGCGCGGCTACGGCGGATCGACCCGCCCGCCGCAGATGGACGCGCCGCCGGAAGATTCTGAACCGCTTGTGCGCACCGAGGTCGGTGTGCGTGACCTCGGCAGCGCAGTCCAATACATCCTGAAGTCCCGCGACATCACGCGGCTCAATCTGGTTGCCATGTCCTGGGGCGGCTCTGTGGCCGGTGCTTACACCGCAAGCAATAACGACAAGGTCGCGAAGCTCGCGCTGCTCGCGCCATTGTGGTTGCTGAAGGCCCCAGCTCCGATCGATGCAGGCGGCCGCCTCGGGGCGTATCGAAACGTCCCTGTTCTGGACTTTAGAGAGCGTTGGCTTTCGGCAGCGCCGGAAGCAGCGCGGCCAAGTCTGATTCCAGCAGGCGGATTCGAACTATGGGCGAACATCTCGCTCGCAACGGATCCGAAAGCCAGCGCCGGAACCCCTCCGCTCATGCGTGCGGTGAACGGCCCGATCCTCGACATCCGCGAATATTGGGCGGCCGGCAAAGCCCTTTACGATGCCGGCGAGATCTGCACGCCGGTGCTCCTGGTCCACGCCGAATGGGACCGGGACGTGCCCATCAGCTCGGCGCAGGATTTGTTCCTCTCGTTGAAACACGCGCCATATCGGCGATGGGTCGAAATCGGCGAAGGCACGCACATGGTTCTGCTGGAGAAGAACCGACTGCAGGCATTCGACGCGATCAACCAGTTTCTCTCGGAACGGTATGAGCATGACTAG
- a CDS encoding GntR family transcriptional regulator — MSLTVETAPGQKLYRAVVDALRREIETGRFAETQLLPAERVLCELLEVSRTTLRKAIADLIAEGVLFHRHGAGTFIHRATPRVEQPSSRLTSFTEDMRLRGLEASSRELERGVFLPTPEESMMLGVRPNERVFRLGRLRLADGSPMAIERAAVPIRFLPEQDSVAGSLYEALSARGFRPARGLQRLRATLVDHADAELLGVAPDSPALYIQRIAYLADGSCVEFTKSWYRADAYDFVSELTLSPPARKAHR, encoded by the coding sequence ATGTCCCTGACGGTCGAAACCGCGCCCGGCCAAAAGCTCTATCGTGCCGTAGTCGACGCGCTTCGGCGCGAGATCGAGACCGGTCGCTTCGCGGAGACGCAATTGCTTCCGGCCGAGCGGGTCTTGTGCGAGCTGCTCGAGGTATCGCGCACCACGCTGCGCAAGGCGATTGCCGATCTGATCGCCGAGGGAGTGCTGTTTCACCGCCATGGCGCCGGTACCTTCATTCATCGCGCAACGCCGCGCGTCGAACAGCCCTCGTCGCGCCTGACGAGCTTCACGGAAGATATGCGGCTCCGCGGATTGGAGGCGAGCTCGCGCGAACTCGAGCGCGGCGTATTCCTGCCGACCCCGGAAGAGTCCATGATGCTTGGCGTGCGGCCGAACGAACGCGTGTTCCGGCTCGGCCGCCTGCGCCTGGCCGACGGTTCGCCCATGGCGATCGAGCGCGCCGCCGTGCCTATACGCTTTCTTCCTGAACAGGATTCGGTCGCCGGCTCGCTTTACGAGGCGCTCTCCGCGCGAGGCTTCAGGCCCGCCCGGGGCTTGCAGCGCCTGCGTGCGACCCTCGTCGATCATGCGGATGCGGAACTGCTCGGCGTCGCACCGGACAGCCCGGCGCTCTATATCCAGCGCATCGCCTACCTTGCCGACGGATCCTGCGTCGAATTCACGAAATCCTGGTACCGGGCGGACGCGTATGACTTCGTCTCCGAACTCACGCTGTCGCCACCGGCCCGAAAGGCGCATCGATGA
- a CDS encoding MBL fold metallo-hydrolase: MVTQATKTYRIGDASIIRIDELRLAAFQLDALYPGADPQALEHHRDRLDAGSFDPATGTFIQSIHSWLVKTPHHTILIDTATGNDKNRPDIPPLHRLNEPFLARLAAAGVTPEQVDYVLLTHVHADHVGWNTRLVDGRWIPTFPNATYVLSRIEHAYGASLAVGTEPIGAARPDPALGAAVRKPADRVYDDSVRPVIEAGLAKLIAVNGDEVLEGISFVPTPGHSVDHASIRFVSRGEQALFAGDVMHHPLQVYEPSLNSCFCEFPDAALRSRAFVLEDAAERGATVFTTHFAESSVGRIDRRGDGFAWHFL, from the coding sequence ATGGTGACGCAAGCGACGAAAACCTATCGCATCGGCGATGCATCCATCATACGGATCGACGAGCTGAGGCTTGCAGCATTTCAGCTCGACGCACTCTATCCGGGAGCCGACCCGCAGGCGCTGGAGCACCATCGCGACCGGCTCGACGCCGGCTCTTTCGATCCTGCGACCGGGACTTTCATTCAAAGCATTCACAGCTGGTTGGTCAAAACCCCGCACCACACCATCCTGATCGACACGGCGACCGGAAACGACAAGAACCGGCCCGACATCCCGCCGCTCCATCGTCTGAACGAGCCCTTCCTGGCGCGACTGGCGGCGGCGGGCGTCACCCCCGAGCAGGTGGATTACGTGCTGCTCACCCACGTCCATGCCGATCACGTCGGCTGGAACACACGCCTCGTCGACGGCCGCTGGATTCCGACCTTCCCGAATGCGACCTACGTCCTCTCCCGGATCGAGCACGCCTATGGCGCGAGCCTTGCAGTGGGCACGGAGCCGATCGGAGCAGCCCGGCCGGACCCGGCCCTCGGCGCGGCCGTGCGCAAGCCGGCCGACCGCGTCTACGACGACAGTGTGAGGCCGGTGATCGAGGCCGGTCTTGCCAAGCTCATCGCCGTGAATGGGGACGAGGTCCTCGAGGGCATCTCCTTTGTTCCGACGCCCGGCCACAGCGTCGATCACGCGTCCATCCGCTTCGTATCACGGGGCGAGCAGGCGCTTTTTGCCGGCGACGTGATGCACCATCCGCTGCAGGTGTATGAGCCTTCGCTCAATTCCTGCTTTTGCGAATTCCCTGATGCAGCCTTGCGCTCTCGCGCGTTCGTCCTGGAGGACGCAGCCGAGCGTGGCGCAACGGTCTTTACCACCCATTTCGCAGAATCGTCCGTCGGACGCATCGACCGCCGCGGCGATGGCTTCGCCTGGCATTTCCTCTGA
- a CDS encoding SIS domain-containing protein, with translation MTTCMLQEIGESDEVAARQLGHNAERLAELGARLRRLDPPLVATIARGSSDCCALYLKYLVEIVSGVPCASIGPSIATLYRTPMRLESGVSVAISQSGRSPDIVEMQRAARRGGALAVALVNELASPLAQEAEVLLPLCAGAERSVAATKSMVAGLVAGASLVAAWCEDRQLADALTGLPEILRGQTAPPPAALLGQLANARSAFVLGRGATLAIAAEAALKLKETCAIHAEAYSAAEVLHGPAELVTSGFPVIAFLPSDAARDGMLTTLAALASAGARVITIEAGGADETDRLATAKVEATLLEPIVMIHRFYRLAEALALQLGRDPDRPRNLRKVTETL, from the coding sequence ATGACGACCTGCATGCTTCAGGAGATTGGCGAATCTGACGAAGTGGCCGCGCGCCAGCTTGGCCACAACGCGGAGCGGCTCGCTGAACTTGGCGCGCGCCTGCGCCGCCTCGATCCGCCGCTCGTCGCGACCATCGCCCGCGGCTCGTCGGATTGCTGCGCGCTCTATCTGAAATACCTTGTCGAGATTGTTTCGGGGGTGCCCTGTGCCTCCATCGGTCCCTCCATCGCGACGCTCTATCGCACGCCGATGCGGCTCGAAAGCGGCGTTTCCGTCGCGATCTCGCAATCGGGACGCAGCCCGGACATCGTCGAAATGCAGCGCGCCGCACGACGCGGCGGTGCGCTGGCCGTCGCACTTGTCAACGAATTGGCCTCGCCGCTCGCGCAAGAGGCCGAAGTGCTGCTGCCATTGTGCGCCGGCGCTGAACGCTCGGTCGCGGCGACCAAATCGATGGTCGCAGGTCTCGTCGCGGGCGCGAGCCTCGTCGCGGCTTGGTGCGAAGATCGGCAGCTAGCGGACGCCCTCACCGGCCTGCCCGAGATCCTGCGCGGACAAACGGCGCCGCCGCCCGCGGCATTGCTCGGGCAGCTTGCGAATGCCCGCAGCGCTTTCGTCCTCGGTCGCGGTGCTACGCTTGCGATCGCCGCCGAGGCGGCGCTGAAGCTCAAGGAAACCTGCGCGATTCACGCCGAAGCCTATTCCGCAGCCGAGGTCCTGCATGGCCCGGCCGAACTCGTGACCTCGGGCTTTCCCGTCATCGCCTTCCTGCCATCCGACGCAGCACGCGACGGCATGCTGACGACACTTGCGGCGCTGGCCAGTGCCGGCGCGAGGGTGATTACAATCGAGGCCGGAGGCGCCGACGAGACGGATCGTCTCGCCACGGCAAAAGTCGAGGCGACGCTGCTGGAGCCCATCGTCATGATCCACCGGTTCTATCGCCTTGCCGAGGCACTTGCGCTCCAGCTCGGGCGAGATCCCGACCGCCCGCGCAACCTGCGCAAGGTGACGGAGACCCTTTGA
- a CDS encoding extracellular solute-binding protein, whose product MRRTFKAATGAELAALALLAGLASAQAGSLKIESWRNDDADIWNSKIIPAFNKHYPDIKIEFAPSAPKEYNAALNARLDGGTAGDLITCRPFDASLALYQKHQLDAVDGLKGMDNFSDVAKAAWQTDDGKTTFCVPMASVIAGFIYNKEAFAKLGVSEPKTLDEFHAVLEKFKKDGTYVPLVMGTADQWEAATMGFQNVGPDYWKGEVGRANLIAGKEKLTDPQYVAAFKEIASWAPYLGSGFQAQTYADSQNLFSLGKGAIYAAGSWDISTFRGQAKFAMGAFPPPQPAGTTDCYISDHTDIAMGVNAASKNKEDAKKFLEWLTTPEFATIYANALPGFFPLAKTAVKVDDDVAATMVGWRQTCKSTIRNSYQILSRGTPDLENELWNVSAQVVNGKLTPDAAGKQLQDGLDKWYKPVK is encoded by the coding sequence ATGAGACGGACATTCAAGGCTGCAACGGGAGCTGAGCTTGCCGCGTTGGCGTTGCTTGCGGGGCTTGCGTCGGCCCAGGCAGGCTCGTTGAAGATCGAGAGCTGGCGCAATGACGATGCTGACATCTGGAACTCGAAGATCATCCCCGCCTTCAACAAGCATTATCCCGACATCAAGATCGAATTCGCGCCTTCGGCGCCCAAGGAATACAACGCCGCCCTGAACGCGCGACTTGACGGCGGTACCGCCGGCGACCTCATTACGTGCCGTCCGTTCGACGCCTCGCTCGCGCTCTATCAAAAGCATCAGCTCGACGCAGTCGACGGCCTCAAGGGTATGGACAATTTCTCTGATGTCGCGAAGGCGGCGTGGCAAACCGACGACGGCAAGACCACCTTCTGTGTTCCGATGGCTTCGGTCATCGCTGGATTTATCTACAACAAGGAAGCGTTCGCCAAACTCGGCGTGTCCGAGCCAAAGACGCTCGATGAATTCCACGCCGTGCTTGAGAAATTCAAGAAGGACGGGACCTATGTCCCGCTGGTGATGGGCACGGCTGACCAGTGGGAGGCCGCAACCATGGGATTCCAGAACGTCGGCCCCGACTATTGGAAGGGCGAAGTCGGCCGCGCCAATCTGATTGCGGGCAAGGAAAAACTCACTGATCCGCAATATGTCGCGGCGTTCAAGGAGATCGCAAGTTGGGCGCCGTATCTCGGGTCAGGCTTTCAGGCGCAGACCTACGCCGATAGCCAGAACCTGTTTTCTCTCGGCAAGGGCGCGATCTATGCGGCTGGCTCGTGGGATATCTCGACCTTCCGCGGCCAGGCGAAATTCGCCATGGGTGCATTCCCGCCGCCGCAGCCGGCCGGCACGACGGATTGCTACATTTCCGATCACACCGACATCGCGATGGGCGTCAACGCAGCGTCGAAGAACAAGGAAGACGCAAAGAAGTTCCTGGAATGGCTGACGACGCCGGAATTCGCAACGATCTATGCCAACGCGCTTCCCGGCTTCTTCCCGCTCGCCAAGACTGCGGTGAAGGTCGACGACGACGTCGCCGCAACGATGGTCGGATGGCGCCAGACCTGCAAGTCCACGATCCGCAACTCGTATCAAATCCTGTCGCGCGGTACGCCAGATCTGGAAAACGAGCTCTGGAACGTGTCCGCGCAGGTCGTCAACGGCAAGCTGACGCCCGATGCTGCCGGCAAGCAGCTCCAGGACGGCCTCGACAAGTGGTACAAGCCCGTCAAGTGA
- a CDS encoding Gfo/Idh/MocA family protein — protein MSSSSSSTTQPIRVLVVGLGTMGTSHARAYGAIEGFKLVGLCTSRAAARHDLDAEFPGLPRFERYDEALATLRPDAVAICTYTEHHAAMALQAFAAGAHVFCEKPLAETLEAARYIVDAARLSGKALLIGYILRVHPSWSRFVEIGRTLGKPLVMRMNLNQQSAGSFWEVHKKLMVSTSPIVDCGVHYVDIMCQVTRSRPIAVHAVGARLTDEIAPGMYNYGHLHIVFEDGSIGWYEVGWGPMVSETAHFVKDMIGPNGSVSMVARESSDATASSADHDTHTRTNALRIHHAARDLEGRFARPDELLSTEDEPSHQELCEREQRLFLSAIRGEIDLSEHHDAAINSLGIVFAADASIRSGDVVRL, from the coding sequence ATGTCTTCCTCATCATCGTCGACGACGCAGCCCATCCGCGTTCTCGTGGTTGGGCTCGGCACCATGGGAACCAGCCACGCGCGCGCCTACGGCGCGATCGAAGGGTTCAAGCTCGTTGGCCTCTGCACCTCTCGCGCGGCCGCTCGCCATGACCTCGACGCGGAGTTTCCCGGTCTGCCGCGCTTCGAGCGATACGACGAGGCACTCGCGACACTGCGTCCCGATGCCGTCGCGATTTGCACCTATACCGAACATCATGCCGCCATGGCCCTGCAGGCTTTCGCGGCAGGTGCGCACGTGTTTTGCGAAAAGCCCCTGGCCGAGACGCTGGAGGCAGCCCGGTACATTGTCGACGCAGCGCGCCTGAGCGGAAAGGCGCTGCTGATCGGCTATATCCTTCGTGTCCATCCGTCATGGTCGCGCTTCGTCGAGATCGGCCGCACGCTCGGCAAGCCGCTCGTGATGCGCATGAATCTCAACCAGCAATCGGCCGGCTCGTTCTGGGAGGTTCACAAGAAGCTCATGGTGTCGACCTCACCGATCGTCGACTGCGGCGTGCACTATGTCGATATCATGTGCCAGGTGACGCGCTCGCGTCCGATCGCTGTGCACGCCGTCGGGGCGAGGCTCACGGACGAGATCGCGCCTGGCATGTACAATTACGGCCATCTTCACATCGTGTTCGAGGACGGATCAATTGGCTGGTACGAGGTTGGTTGGGGACCGATGGTGAGCGAGACTGCTCATTTCGTGAAGGACATGATCGGCCCGAACGGCAGCGTATCGATGGTTGCGAGGGAAAGCAGCGATGCGACTGCGAGCTCTGCGGACCATGACACGCATACGCGAACCAACGCACTGCGGATCCATCACGCAGCCCGCGACCTGGAGGGCCGCTTCGCAAGGCCGGACGAACTCCTCTCGACCGAGGACGAACCGAGCCACCAGGAGCTCTGCGAGCGCGAGCAGCGGCTATTTCTCAGCGCCATCCGTGGCGAGATCGACCTGTCCGAGCATCACGATGCCGCCATCAACTCGCTGGGCATCGTCTTTGCCGCCGACGCCAGCATTCGCAGCGGCGACGTCGTACGCCTGTGA
- the nagA gene encoding N-acetylglucosamine-6-phosphate deacetylase, translating to MLAPGYIDVQVNGGGGVLFNEDPTPEGIARIAAAHRKHGTVGLLPTLVTDAPQVMAAAIAGTREARQLNPATLGVHLEGPFLDPARKGAHELRYIRDLKPDDIATIAAANCGAVMLTLAPNRVDGASIAELARHGVLISLGHSNASYAEASAAVKAGAHAFTHLFNAMSAPAGREPGMVGAALDLDEAFVGIIADGHHVHEANLRIAFAAKRHDRFMLITDAMPPAAGGPDQFDLQGRRVTCAEGSLRLEDGTLAGSVLTMDEAVRFAVEVTEIELGDALAMASRVPATFLRRESELGRIAPGYLASLVHLDDDLHVLETWIEGRSSSGS from the coding sequence TTGCTTGCGCCCGGCTACATTGATGTGCAGGTCAATGGCGGTGGCGGCGTCTTGTTCAACGAGGATCCGACGCCCGAAGGCATCGCCCGCATCGCCGCAGCGCATCGCAAGCACGGCACCGTCGGACTGCTGCCGACGCTGGTCACCGATGCCCCGCAAGTGATGGCGGCAGCAATCGCCGGGACGCGCGAAGCACGGCAACTGAACCCGGCAACGCTCGGCGTCCATCTGGAAGGACCCTTCCTGGATCCGGCTCGCAAGGGCGCGCATGAGCTCCGATACATCCGCGACCTCAAGCCGGACGACATTGCGACGATCGCCGCAGCGAATTGCGGCGCCGTCATGCTGACGCTCGCGCCCAATCGGGTCGATGGGGCGAGCATTGCCGAACTCGCGCGGCATGGCGTGCTCATTTCGCTCGGCCACTCCAATGCAAGCTACGCGGAGGCGAGCGCGGCCGTCAAAGCCGGCGCACACGCATTCACCCATCTGTTCAATGCGATGAGCGCGCCCGCCGGGCGCGAGCCAGGCATGGTCGGCGCAGCGCTCGATCTCGACGAGGCTTTCGTCGGAATCATCGCGGATGGTCATCATGTGCACGAGGCGAACCTTCGTATCGCCTTCGCCGCCAAGCGGCATGACCGCTTCATGCTGATCACCGACGCGATGCCGCCGGCCGCCGGCGGTCCCGATCAGTTCGATCTACAGGGCCGCCGCGTGACCTGCGCAGAAGGCAGCCTGCGGCTCGAGGACGGAACGCTCGCGGGCTCGGTTCTGACCATGGACGAAGCCGTACGGTTTGCCGTCGAGGTAACGGAGATCGAGCTCGGCGACGCACTCGCGATGGCTTCGCGCGTTCCGGCAACGTTTCTGCGACGCGAGAGCGAGCTTGGCCGCATCGCGCCCGGATATCTGGCGAGCCTGGTGCATCTTGACGACGATTTGCACGTGCTCGAAACCTGGATCGAGGGCCGCTCGTCTAGCGGCTCCTGA
- a CDS encoding BadF/BadG/BcrA/BcrD ATPase family protein: MATAQFFLGVDGGATRCRARLRDSSGRELGRGVGPASNIYLDFDEAMRVVRETIESAIAAGAARQEIAVGLSLAGLSDDEEAARVSAALPDFARIVAVNDAVAACVGANGLGDGGLIIAGTGSAGIARVGARTTIIGGRGFWLGDDGSAARLGESALRATLRAIDGLEPMSGLAQALGRHFDGDPLRMSRWAADARPSDYGAFAPQILDVARSGDMRAREIVGEAAGAIAALANALNALGAERIALAGGFGEPLRPFLPPDVAKRLALPQRDAVDGAILLAGGTLAEDAACP; encoded by the coding sequence TTGGCGACGGCCCAATTCTTCCTCGGTGTGGACGGCGGCGCGACCCGGTGTCGCGCGAGACTGCGGGATTCCTCAGGCCGCGAGCTCGGGCGCGGCGTCGGGCCGGCTTCCAACATCTATCTCGATTTCGACGAAGCCATGCGGGTCGTCCGTGAAACGATCGAGTCCGCCATCGCGGCCGGCGCAGCACGGCAGGAGATCGCAGTCGGCCTCAGCCTTGCCGGGCTTTCGGACGACGAAGAAGCAGCGCGCGTCTCCGCCGCCCTGCCCGACTTTGCGCGCATCGTCGCCGTCAATGATGCTGTCGCCGCCTGCGTCGGTGCCAATGGCCTCGGCGACGGCGGCCTGATCATCGCGGGCACCGGCTCGGCGGGCATCGCTCGCGTGGGAGCTCGAACGACTATCATCGGCGGACGCGGGTTCTGGCTTGGCGACGACGGATCTGCTGCACGCCTTGGCGAGTCGGCGTTGCGCGCGACGCTGCGTGCGATCGATGGCCTCGAGCCGATGAGCGGCCTGGCGCAAGCGCTCGGGCGACATTTCGATGGCGATCCCTTGCGGATGAGCCGCTGGGCAGCGGACGCGAGGCCCAGCGACTACGGCGCCTTCGCACCCCAGATCCTGGACGTCGCCAGGTCCGGAGATATGCGCGCGCGCGAAATTGTCGGCGAAGCAGCCGGTGCGATAGCGGCACTTGCGAACGCGCTCAATGCACTCGGCGCCGAACGCATTGCACTTGCCGGCGGCTTCGGTGAGCCCTTGCGCCCATTTTTGCCCCCTGATGTGGCCAAGCGCCTCGCCCTGCCACAGCGCGACGCAGTCGACGGCGCAATCCTGCTCGCCGGCGGAACGCTCGCGGAGGACGCTGCATGTCCCTGA
- a CDS encoding N-acetylmuramic acid 6-phosphate etherase, giving the protein MDGERWRGTGAGMGGEAMFVKALLASYGRAIASVAAASGDIRAAALRLAVIWRAGGRLIYAGAGSSGLTAAEDAAELPGTFGLDENRIAIVLPGGTTEPFRIDGAAEDDAAAGEHAITGLGDLSRDAVIAVSASGSTPFTVAAAAEARRRGAYVIGIAHRPGSPLLVGADASILLESGEEALRGSTRLAAGAAQKAALGMLSSLMGFELGHIHQGLMVNLKSDNAKLRERARGIVATIAGISDAEAEAALREAHGEVKPAILIACGIGSMSEAVAWLAAAEGRIDDALSRARATANGIKGEGPNKGA; this is encoded by the coding sequence ATGGACGGAGAGAGGTGGCGTGGCACCGGCGCCGGAATGGGCGGCGAGGCGATGTTCGTGAAGGCATTGCTCGCGTCCTACGGCCGAGCGATCGCGTCGGTCGCGGCTGCCTCCGGAGACATCCGCGCCGCCGCGCTTCGCCTCGCTGTGATTTGGCGAGCAGGCGGACGGCTGATCTATGCGGGCGCGGGCTCTTCCGGTCTTACAGCGGCTGAAGATGCAGCCGAGCTTCCCGGCACGTTCGGCCTTGATGAGAACCGCATCGCGATTGTTCTGCCCGGCGGGACCACCGAGCCGTTCCGCATCGATGGTGCCGCGGAGGACGATGCCGCAGCCGGCGAGCACGCGATAACCGGGCTCGGTGATCTCTCTCGTGATGCCGTGATCGCCGTATCGGCGAGCGGCTCGACGCCGTTCACGGTGGCCGCGGCCGCAGAGGCGCGCCGCCGCGGCGCCTACGTGATCGGCATCGCGCACCGTCCGGGCTCGCCCTTGCTCGTCGGTGCCGACGCCTCGATCTTGCTCGAGAGCGGAGAGGAGGCGTTGCGCGGTTCGACACGGCTCGCGGCCGGAGCTGCGCAAAAGGCCGCGCTAGGCATGCTCTCGTCATTGATGGGGTTCGAGCTTGGTCACATCCATCAGGGCCTGATGGTCAATCTGAAGTCCGACAATGCGAAATTGCGCGAGCGGGCGCGCGGGATCGTCGCAACAATCGCCGGCATCAGCGATGCCGAAGCGGAAGCGGCGCTGCGCGAAGCCCACGGCGAGGTCAAGCCGGCCATCCTGATTGCCTGCGGTATCGGCAGCATGAGCGAAGCCGTCGCGTGGCTCGCTGCTGCAGAAGGCCGGATAGACGACGCGTTGAGCCGCGCACGCGCAACAGCCAACGGGATCAAGGGCGAAGGCCCGAACAAGGGAGCGTAG
- a CDS encoding LysR family transcriptional regulator yields the protein MLDAEHGPGRLADDTDLADIDLGLLLALEALLRERNVTRAALRLSIGQPALSARLNRLRQVFADPLFVPAAAGRGVVPTTRAVELQAELVDVLGKLRRMVEGPAVFDPARSQRTFVIAIHENPAVTLAPGFVARLTATAARARLALVHPTRDVVDRLERGEIDILVTGADGAHGDLMQRPLFDDSFLSAQRKGHPRGNGALDLDRFCALDHLLISADGGGFSGLVDDALAALGRSRRVAVSIQTYALAPVILAHSDCICTLPRRFLMRFSHELDLTPPPLDLPPARIVALWHPRNQEDGGHAWLRECLYQAAAA from the coding sequence ATGCTGGATGCGGAACACGGTCCAGGTCGGCTGGCCGATGACACCGATCTCGCGGACATCGACCTTGGCCTATTGCTCGCCCTGGAGGCCCTGCTGCGCGAGCGGAATGTTACACGCGCGGCGTTGCGCCTCAGTATCGGCCAGCCAGCGCTATCGGCACGGCTGAACCGATTGCGACAGGTCTTTGCCGACCCGCTTTTCGTACCTGCGGCGGCCGGGCGCGGGGTGGTGCCGACGACGAGGGCGGTGGAGCTGCAGGCCGAACTGGTGGACGTGCTCGGCAAGCTACGTCGCATGGTCGAGGGACCGGCCGTATTCGACCCCGCCCGGAGCCAGCGCACCTTCGTCATTGCCATCCATGAGAATCCAGCCGTGACGCTGGCGCCGGGTTTTGTCGCGCGATTGACCGCCACCGCCGCGCGGGCGAGGCTCGCCTTGGTCCATCCCACGCGCGACGTCGTCGATCGGCTCGAACGGGGTGAGATCGACATCCTTGTGACGGGGGCTGATGGGGCACACGGTGACCTGATGCAGCGCCCGCTGTTCGACGACAGCTTTCTCTCCGCACAGCGCAAGGGTCATCCGCGCGGCAACGGGGCGCTTGACCTCGATCGCTTTTGCGCGCTCGACCATCTGCTGATCTCCGCTGACGGCGGCGGCTTCTCAGGCCTCGTCGACGACGCCCTGGCCGCGCTCGGCCGCTCGCGGCGCGTCGCCGTCTCGATTCAAACCTATGCGCTGGCACCGGTCATCCTTGCGCACAGTGATTGCATCTGCACCCTCCCGCGACGCTTTCTGATGCGATTTTCCCACGAGCTCGATCTCACGCCGCCGCCGCTCGATCTGCCGCCGGCGCGCATCGTCGCGCTGTGGCATCCGCGCAATCAGGAGGACGGAGGTCATGCTTGGCTACGCGAGTGTTTATACCAGGCGGCAGCCGCGTAA